From a single Nicotiana tabacum cultivar K326 chromosome 8, ASM71507v2, whole genome shotgun sequence genomic region:
- the LOC107761703 gene encoding uncharacterized protein LOC107761703: MWGLSYLQNLWPFSVIKPDDLRISEGLVRKLSVPENTKQFVYAIREPESQAVIYVLCVQNLSERSAVDAQCLIREVKPDAVVVQVGNSVDGDQKEELLLSNSGNFEEEEEEDSVPTSSIEVLKRCFVHKINKEKYENVAGRVVLREIFGVGFDGHLSAAKKAAEEVGSSFLLLESPFVKRSPSNECSSVGDEGYENRFGVFGLEAGNSLVPLKTGLLVSANSRAFCVTNDIQSQMVRLLSSHLVNSGSLQKMGSEDVPLQLNYQVPQFAQTVYPLLSDLHDIFVDIPSIGRALACAQKMFNDVCNGNAVDTNLLSEVYVFKIAVEGLRIALNNAGRLPLSKIGYHTTEFSELSVEDKSHALLAQALRSQAVKFKSIVAVVDASGLAGLRKHWKINIPEEVKDIVEQLVTDSESDGDNSSRSDRKGLLAVKPVVAVGAGATAVLGASSFSKVVPASTIVKVVTFKVPASLKLIMTQTQKALALAFGKSNVVAPGMASSGVKSSVFKATASAEKIRAVAHGVIASAEKTSLSAMRTAFYEIMRKRRVRPVGFLPWATFGCSIATCASLLVYGDGIECAAESLPSAPSIASLGRGIQSLHQASVAVKQTENSRIQKSMESLVYRFKKISIS; this comes from the coding sequence ATGTGGGGTTTAAGCTATTTGCAAAATCTGTGGCCTTTTTCTGTAATAAAACCTGATGATTTGAGAATTTCAGAAGGGTTAGTTAGGAAATTATCAGTACCCGAAAACACAAAGCAGTTTGTTTACGCGATTCGTGAACCCGAATCACAGGCTGTAATATACGTATTGTGTGTTCAGAATTTATCTGAACGATCTGCTGTAGATGCCCAGTGTTTAATTAGAGAAGTAAAGCCTGATGCTGTAGTTGTCCAAGTGGGTAATTCTGTAGATGGTGATCAAAAAGAGGAACTTTTGTTGAGTAATAGTGGTAAtttcgaggaggaggaggaggaggattcGGTACCGACTTCGTCAATTGAGGTGTTGAAGAGGTGCTTTGTGCATAAAATTAATAAGGAGAAGTATGAGAATGTTGCGGGGCGGGTTGTTTTGAGGGAGATATTTGGAGTTGGGTTTGATGGGCATTTGTCTGCTGCTAAGAAAGCAGCTGAAGAAGTTGGTTCGTCTTTCTTGTTGCTCGAGTCACCTTTTGTTAAACGCAGCCCGTCTAATGAGTGTTCTAGTGTGGGGGATGAGGGGTACGAGAATAGGTTTGGAGTGTTTGGTTTAGAGGCTGGTAATAGTCTGGTTCCTCTAAAAACGGGATTATTGGTGTCAGCAAATTCGCGTGCATTTTGTGTTACAAATGATATTCAGTCTCAGATGGTGAGGTTGTTGTCGTCGCATTTGGTCAATTCAGGTTCCTTGCAAAAGATGGGGTCTGAGGATGTTCCGCTGCAGTTGAATTATCAAGTACCACAGTTTGCACAGACTGTTTATCCATTGCTCTCTGATCTACATGATATTTTTGTTGATATTCCCTCAATCGGAAGAGCTCTAGCTTGTGCTCAGAAGATGTTTAATGATGTTTGCAATGGAAATGCTGTTGATACAAATCTCCTTTCTGAGGTTTATGTCTTCAAGATTGCAGTCGAAGGATTGAGAATAGCTTTGAATAATGCTGGTCGGCTGCCTCTTAGTAAAATCGGATATCATACAACTGAATTTTCTGAGCTTTCTGTTGAGGACAAGTCGCACGCCCTTCTTGCACAGGCCCTCCGAAGCCAGGCCGTGAAGTTCAAATCAATAGTTGCAGTAGTAGATGCCAGTGGCTTAGCTGGACTAAGGAAGCACTGGAAAATTAATATACCTGAAGAAGTTAAGGACATTGTTGAGCAGCTGGTCACTGACTCTGAGAGCGACggggacaactcgagccgaagtGACAGAAAAGGGTTACTAGCTGTTAAGCCAGTGGTAGCTGTTGGGGCTGGGGCCACAGCAGTTTTAGGAGCTTCTTCGTTTTCTAAAGTTGTTCCTGCATCTACGATAGTGAAGGTTGTTACCTTCAAAGTCCCTGCTTCTCTAAAACTCATCATGACTCAAACTCAAAAGGCCCTTGCTCTTGCATTTGGGAAGTCAAACGTAGTAGCCCCTGGAATGGCAAGTTCTGGTGTCAAATCATCTGTCTTTAAGGCAACTGCTTCAGCAGAGAAAATCCGTGCTGTGGCTCACGGAGTTATAGCCTCTGCAGAGAAAACTAGCCTCTCAGCCATGAGAACGGCATTCTACGAAATTATGAGGAAACGCCGAGTACGACCAGTTGGCTTTCTGCCTTGGGCTACCTTTGGATGCAGTATAGCCACTTGTGCAAGCTTGCTTGTTTATGGAGATGGAATAGAATGTGCTGCTGAATCTCTTCCATCAGCTCCTTCAATTGCCAGTTTGGGTCGTGGAATCCAAAGTTTACATCAAGCTTCTGTGGCAGTGAAACAAACAGAAAACTCCAGAATACAAAAGTCAATGGAGTCTCTTGTGTACAGATTTAAGAAGATAAGTATCTCATAA